The genomic interval GAATTGGTACATTATAAACTTAATATGACACAAAATTTGAAGGTTCCAACACTTGTTGAGTTGTGTTAGTAATTGACTGAAAGTGGACTATCAAAGGTTTATATCATGTTGACTAGATTGGTTCATCTTGTTTTGACGTTACCTGTTTTTACCATCATTACTGAGCGAACCTTTTTAGTAATGAAGCATGTGAAGACGACACTTCACAATAAAATAGAGAATGATTTTCTTGAATATCAATTGACATTCTATATTGAATGAAATTTAGCTAAAGATATAGATGTAGAttctattataaataaattttatatttcaaaattttgtaggGCACAACTTTGAACAATAtaatgtaataatttttttttttgttatatatctatataatttattatatttttaataataatatataatttattacattAAATTCAAGCCCCTAACTTTAATTCTTGGATCCATCTATGAATCGACCCGTCCGACAGCTGTAACAATTAGATCCTTATTTATCTATCTTAAATTCAAAGGAACTAatttgtaattttataatttgaaaGGATGATTATGTAAAATTCTACCAGAAAAAGAAAAGCAACAGTCCCGCCTTAACCTTTAAAATCCGCTGCCTTATCGTTTTCCCTCCTCAATGCTCCCGCCTTTCTCGCATCCAACTCCACCCTTAAAATATTCGAAATCGCGCCCCTTTTGCACTGCCTTTGTCTTTGCCTTCGCCTTTGCCTTTGCCCTCCGTAGCAAAGAGGAAACAGTTCATTCGTCTCTCTGATCTCGCCTCCGCCTCAGTGTCCGTGATGAATCAGAGATTCCGGAGCTCCAACGCGAAGCCCACGCCGCCAACCACCAACGAGCGGCTGCACCGGTACCTGAGGCCTGGCGCGCTCGCCCGTCTCCGCGACGAGAGGATCAGCACCGCCAGATCCGCCTCGCTCGCGCTCCTCGACCTCTCGCTGCCCCCCTTCCCTTCCGCCCGTGCCGCGCCGCCTGCCCAGGTCGAGGGGCTCCGCCCTTTCTTCGCCGCCAGGGTGCACGGCCCTCGATTTCCAAGGCGGAAGAAGCTTTCCCCCGCCAAGTCGGTCTATCTGGCCTCCTCGTCTCCGGATCTTGCAGATCCCTTCTTGGACGCTTTCGGTGTGGATCTGGTCGCTGCACATTGAACTTTTttgctttttttctttttctttttccgaTTGTTTCCTCGAAATCCTTAATaacagagagagaaaaaaaacgaTCTTTGGACTACCTATATGTTCTGCTTAGGGCTTTGTTCCTTTTCTGCTTCAGCTAACGAAAGAGGCAACTTTCTAATGCAGATTGAGTTAGTTAGACGTGAAAAAAAAAATCGTACTCAAATGTGACAAGTCTTCCTGTTACATGGATGCGCTTCGTTGCGTTTATACTTAATTTTGGTTTATTCTGCTAAGGTTTGTGCTGCTCGTGATCTTTTGTAAATTGTCCTGCAACTTgggaaaatatagaaaattttaGCAGGCTTTAAAGACTACTTAATTGCATGTGTTATCATACTTTTGCTGCCTGAATGAAATCCAACTACACACTAATGCAGATTGATCCGCCTATTAGGATGCTGTTGCGAACAAGAAATGATGAGCTAGACCATGCAATTGCTTGCATCTCCTTACAAGATCTCTGCTTCTGACATGGAAGAAATTGCAGACCATGTTCCATTCCTAGCGCTTACAATCGCTGTTGCACTTAAATTTGTTCATGTATTCATGTGCATTTGATATTTTAACAGATGAAAgctgatgttctttatgattcaTTTTGCTTTCAGTCTGTTGATAAATATGAACAATATAGTACCAACAAGTGATAGGTTCATGTTGGAGTAGAGGAATATCATTCATTAATTTTGAGCCAAAATTACTTAATGCCACTACATTGTTCCATCCAACACTTGTTCATAATGTGGTTTTAGCAAAATGGTCATCCACATGCTTAAGACTCTAAAAACAATACGAAATGAAGTGATCTTTCCAAAAGATTGTAGTCTGAGGTTAGTACAAAAATACTGCAGGTACTGAAAACAGAATTGTATAGTTTCCCCATTATTTCATGTACAACCTCTTTATACATAGGCCAAAGGAATGCAAATTATAAAATATCAAACAGCATTCTGACTGTCACTATTAAGTACAGGTTGCCGTTGAGAAGTTTAGTGACTGCCTTCTCTGCAGAGCCCAAAGAAGGGTATGAGCTTTACGGCCGAGAACCACGAGAACCACAGCGTTATCAAAGATAAGTAAAGATTTGGTAGGCAAACTGGCCTGCCGAGAGCTAAATCAGCAATGAACTTTCTTTGGACCACCATCTGGGGGATGCTTTACAATCTCAAATCCACCATAAATGTTAATTATGAATGCTTTACTGCTTCACAAATCAACACCAGCTCTAGTTAATGCAGCTGTGACAGAAGCAGATGCTTCCTCGAGCGTGCGTTGTTTCTTCACTGTATTGAAGGCCTCTATAACATCTCCGGCTTCCCAATCATCAAAATCATCAACACCAATACCACACTCAAGTCCAGCACCAACCTGCAACCATAAAGAATCTTTAAGTTTGCTTGAAACCATCCACTGTGGATTAAAGTGACATTACAACATTGGCTCGATACTTGCAACATGTGGATAGAAATTCTTATAACATTTACGGCTACTGATAGAAGATCATAGTCAAAATTTTGTTAGTCCTGGAGAATGTCATGTGACTTCATTTATAAGCATGACACATTATTGACGATTCTGGCATTCGAAATTATCAAGGATACATTGAACACGATGAAGTACTTTTAGCAAAGCATTGTTACTACGAAAATGTCGCTTCAATGCACCTAAGCTACGCAGAGATTGACACTATAAAGCATCAATTAGATATTTGAGACATACCTCTTTCACATCTTCCTTCACCCGCCTCAAAGAATCAACTGTACCACTGTGAATAATCTTCCCATTTCGAATAACCCGGGCACCACATTCTTTCACTACCTTTCCCTCGGTGATCATGCATCCAGCAACACGTCCGCTGCCACTACTGAATGTTGCTCTAACCTCTCCTGTTCCTATTTGTATTTGTTCCTAGAAGATATAATATAAAACAGATTTTAGACCAGCATCTCTATGGGGTAAGAATCTATAAGGAAGAAGCCTAATATCGGTCAAGTGTTCACCTCAACAGACTCTAAAAGTCCTTCCATTGCATTCCTCATGTCATCTATGAGGTCATAAATGACTCTATATAAATGAATCTCGACAGTCTTTTTGTCTGCATAGCTCTTTACTGAACCGGGTACTTTTACATTGAAACCAAATATAATGGCCTCAGAAGCAACAGCCAGGTCAACGTCGCTAGTGGTAACCTCCCCTGGAGCTTGAAGGAGGAACTTCAAGTTAACATTGTCTTGAGGGAGGACTTGAAGAGCTTGTCTGATGGCCTCAATTGAACCCTACGATGCATATAGGATAAGATGATATCGGGAAACAATATCCCCTGgtataaacatataagataaCATTATTCAGAAATCTTACCTGAACGTCAACCTTTAAAATGATATTCAGCTGATGCATGTCTAGACCTGCTTGTTTTCCCATCGCGACAGCAGAAGCAATGGAAGATAGGGTGACCTTTGTTTCCCCTGCCTTTGCAGATATCCGTGCAACCCTTAATGATTCTGCACGAAGTTCTGCCCTTTCACGTGCAAGATCAAGAGTTTCAACAACCTCAAATTCATCACCGGCAATAGGAACTCTATTCAAACCAATGACCTAGGAAATCAAATGTTCAAACTGTGAGGTAAGGCTGAGAGAAGACACAAACAAAGAACAGAATAAATAGAAATTAATGCAACATGCTACTATCGAATTGTAAGGCACGAACCATGTTTGCCTAGTTCATCACAATATTATTTTTATGCAACATAATTGAAAATTTGAATATTTAACTCTTCCGTGTATAAACAATAGATCACTACCTACTTAGTAACTTATTGAAGTCATCAGAAGtgcaaaaaatatatattttattttacagtTTCTATTGTTGTTGTCTCATCCAAACATACACCACTTTAATCGATACAACAAGGGCAAAAATAAAAAGTGGAGCCCCTTATTTTTGGAATCATCAAGATGGTGCTCCACTTTGATTTTTTATCAAAAGGGCGCCCCTCCCCGTGTACAATTATCCAACTACTCTCCACTACACTATTCTCATTATTATCTCTCGCCTATATTTCCGGCCTAAATCCTGAATTGGAGATGCATTGTAGTAGCTACAAACTCGTAGCTGCTACATAGTTGTAGCATATGTGATTTCATAGTTGTTACAAGAgattataacttttgactcaagtTGAACCACGAGACGcgcaatatatcaaatcgaagcttcTTCTGATATACATTTGTGCAACCCTTAATGACCGAGtcttaagaaaaaaaaacatcgTTTAAAGCCTTTTCAAAGACTCCGGAAAATTTTAGTCCTCTTTATTAAGGTTATTTTCTATGTTGTAGCAATTATGCTTTTACTATTAGTGCAGTTGGCACCAATGGccaaatctaagttttgataaatggcaaatggattaaagttaggtgtgttgtgatctaacatttctaccaagtgtgcaaaaCTTGACTGGTCTGATACCAAGTTGAAATCCAGCTAGATCTGGAGGACTTAATAGCTAGTGTAGAAGTTCAAATATGTCAAGGAGTGACCCAAtatctggtgggaagtccagCTGGGTCCGCGGGACCTAACAGCTAGCTGAAATCCAGTTGGATCTACGGACACTAGCAGGAAGACCCGGTGGACCGAAGTAAAATCAAACGACTCTGCatggtaaggtaagtcactggaggggagtattccagtgaggacgagtctcAATTAGGGACTTGTACAGGTTCAATTGGTccattttgaaaacctaaattgagaccatgAAGACAGAGTCTAATTAATACTACTGTTTTATAATTGTACTAATTCTGTTTTGCAGAGTAGATATTTTCTTGttgaactaacatgttttgcatgAGAAAAAATAACAAGAAACCTCGAGTGAACAGTTCTCGAGGCACCTccgttgttggaggcgcctcgaaagCATTGGTAGAAGGCCCCGTGCAGAAGGACGCATAAACGCCTTCTATAcgactgaaggcaccttggagagctttgaaggcaccttcaatcggATAAGGCAGAAGGCTTCGTCGATGATAAGAAGTCGAATCTGTGGGGATATACtttggggttgaaggcgcctccagtggcattggaggcacctccaacattcTATAAAGGAGAGGTTCAGCCACTTTTCAATACACAACTAATATCCGAGCTCAAACGATTCTTCTACTAGTCCGACAGCATTGCTACTCTGCTACTACGCTGCAACCGACTACAAGCCTTGACTTCCATTTACTACGagtcggtatattttaatttaagctATAATTATTTATTGTTTATTGTTTAATAGAGGAAGTGTAGAGTTGTTACACTTCCTTAGATCATTTCTATTCGGATTACTCTTCTGGCGGTTCCGAAAgagaatttagtggattacccattgataagtccaaggggcctgggtcttggagtaggagttgtcaaaggctccgaatcaaATAATCTACTAAGTCATTGTGTTTGTTCTTTTTTAGTTTCCTCTTTTaccttatttccgctgcatactcgtTTTCAAAATcgaaaaagaataagtttttaaaaatcacgttattcaaccccctctcacgtgcataaCGATCCTAAAGCTACAACTGTTGTAGTTGTAGTAGCTATCAtttcatagttgctacaacgcGCCTGATCAATTCTAGATTTAAGCGAGAGTCAGAGATATAGACAGGATAATAATGAGAACAGTGTAATAATGTCAAGCAATGTACTAAAGGATAGTTATGCCATTTTACAAGGTGGTGGGGgcccttttgataaaaaattaaaatggatcGCCTTTTTGACGACTCAGAAAATAGGAGCACTCTTTTGAATGCATCAAGCTCACATAACTTTAACAGCTACAACAATGCATCTATTTGATATTGAACATAAAATCAAACAGAATAATATAGTAAACAAATCAAGTAAGCATTTTGCAAAACCTCTCTAGTCCAACATTTCTCAGAAGTACTGTTTTTGATGCATGAGCATACAAAGGATTTATAAATGAGTTTCCCACGTAAGATTTCTGCAAACTAGAATGTGAGAAATGGAATGTGGCCACTCCCTAATGAAATAGAAAAAATGATCTTTTGTGTGGTTATTAGTATTTAacaaaatttgaaaacaaaaagCATGAAAAGAAACTAGTATTAGATAAACATCTTAAATATAGGTTCAACTAATATCCAAACCACCTAGTTGTAAAACTGTATCTGATTCTCGAAATTGTACTAATGAcacttagtttcagatacagatTGTTGATGCTTTCAGGACACATAGATGGTCAAAAAAGATTGAAATTCGTTAATGACATTATTGACCTTAGCTTATAAGTCACAAGGAAATACAAATACTGGAAAATGCTTTAAATCAAGCAAATGCATTTAATAGGTGAGCAAAAGATCCAAAATGCATTTACATGCTAAGTTCGTTAGTTCCCTCTGTTTCAAGCATTGAATGGAGTTTCAAACCATATTTATCCTTGTTGTAACTATGTTAAAAGAGTTGTAAACTTTGGATTAATGGTGAAGAAGATAGCATGAGCTGAGGAAACCAACCTGTACTGCCATTGACGGTCCAGCTTCATCAACACGGCCTCCTCTATCATCAAACATAGCGCGCACCTACTCATCAATTTAAGCAATGAAAACGAGGTAGTAAGCTATCAAAATGAAGGAACCAAGGTCAATACAGCTTAACGATTTGAGAAGAAAAACACAAATGCCTGTAAAAACTGTAAATATGTTTCAGGAATGATTTTCAGGGCAAGTAACAAGTCAAAAGGAGCACCTTTCCATAAGCTTCACCACAAACTACAATGTCACCCTTTTTAAGAGTTCCATTTTGCACAATAAGTGAGGCGACAGCTCCCTTTGCTTTATCAAGACCTGCTTCTATAATGGTGCCTTTAGCATTTCTTTTTGGGTTGGCTTTCAATTCTTGCATCTTCACAATCATGAAAAGGATGATTCAGATATAAAATTTGACAAAGGAAACATCTAAGAACCTAAGCAGAATGTTTATACCTCTGCTACAAGCATAACAGTCTCCAGCAATTCATCAATGTTCTCACCTTTAAGAGCACTGATCTGATTCAAGAGATAGAGAATTAAAAAGTATGAAAAAAGGAAGAGCAtgtctagttttttttttgttttttgtgttTTTTGGTGTGTGTGTAGAGAGAGAGGAGAAACCTGAACCATAGGGATGTGACCACCCCAAATTTCTGGCATAAGGCCAACAGAAGAAAGCTCTTGCATTACCCTTTCTGGATTTGCTCCATCCTTATCTACCTGAGTCCATATAAGAAAGAAATAATCAGTTTTTTGCATAGCATGAAGAACCTATATAGCAGTCGATGAAACATGCCTTATTGATGGCTATGATAATAGGCACCCCAGCAACATTTGCATGAGCAATTGCCTCATTAGTTTGTGGGCGAACTCCATCATCAGCAGCCACTACAATGATTGCAATGTCAGTTACTCTCGCTCCACGAGCCCTCATCGCACCAAATGCCTGTTGCAAATCAGTTAGAATTTAGTCTCTCAAATGGCTCGCCCCACTATTTAACAAGGTAGTCAGGACTTCAAATGTCAATTCAAATAGGAAACTTGCATTGTGTTAAAGCCAAAACCATTTGGAGGTCCCAAACAAAAACTTAGTAAACATAGACTTAATCTCTCAAATGGCTCATCCTACTACTTAACAAGGTAGTTAGGACATCAGGTGTCAAATTCAAATAGGAACCTTGCATCAAGGATTTAAATATTGTTCCGTGTCGACTGACATGAGTAAAGAATCTCATGCCGCTAACTGACCGACACATAGAACTTATCGACAATGAGATTCTTTGGGATGATGAAGAAGCTTCTACGACATCCCAGACAATGATGAAGATTTTGCAAGTTGTCTAAGATGATGATGAAACTTCCATGACTTGTCTGAGACAACAAAACTGCTCAAGGCTTCCGCAAACTATCTGAGACTACGCGAGCTTTCGCATGGCAACTAAGTGACGAGGTTAAGTTGTTAGAGTTTTTGTTCTTTTTCTCCcccaatcttctcctttttatcTACTCCTCTCCAATCCCCCCTCCCAATCGTGTGTTAATGTCATGAGCATCATCTATCGCGCTGTTAGCACAACATTGAAACATCTTGTTCCATCTGGGAACCAAAACCCTGACTCAAAATTGAGATTCGAAACTTTGGATTGCATTGTGTTAAAGCCAAAACCACTAAGAGGTCCtcaaaaaacttaaaaatcaGTTGAAAATCCTAATAATGCAAGAAAAGGAGCAAGATATTGCATACCTCATGGCCCGGAGTATCAAGAAATATGCATGGCTGAGGCTTCCCATCTACTGGGACAAGAACCTTGTATGCTCCAATACCTTGGGTTATTCCACCTGCCTCTGATGCAACCACCTGTAGAAGTAAACCTAACAAAACTTAAATTGCCTTCTGAAATTGAATTGTGTAGATATTCAATCAAACAGATCAATATTCTGAAAGAAAATATTCTGACGTTACCCTGCTCTTTCGAATATAGTCCAGCAATGTTGTCTGCATAggcaaattaaagaagaaaaCAATTTAAGGTTCATATATACATGGATTTAATCACTATAATatggaaaacaagaaataaataaaataactgTACCTTCCCATGATCCACATGCCCCATGATTGTAATTACAGGAGGCCTATCTTCTAGCATGTCCAAGTCCTCTTCATCAAgtacttctttcttctttgccatCTCTTCCACTCTAACTGAATCAACTTCAATTACTTCCACATCATATTCCTTGCATATCATTTTAACCATGTCTTTATCTAGAATGTGGACTGCATCTGGCTTGACCCCTCTTGAGAACAGAAATGCGAGAATATCTGCTTCATTAATGGCCAAGTTGTATGCTAACTCCTCCATGAGCATACCCTCCTCACCTACCTCAAGTATCTCAACCTTTACAGGTTCTGCAGCTTTAGCTGCTTCAAGTCTTGCAGCTTTGCGGCTTgccttgctccattttcttccttTCCTTTGTTCCATGACCCCAGGGATAGGCACATTAAGCTCTGAAGCTTCCTCTTCAGATATCTCACCATCTTCCACCAGCCTTCTACGCAAACCACTAGTAGAACTAGATTTCTTCCGACGCTCATCTTTGACTTTGGATGCCAAGGACCCTTTTACTGGCTTTGAAGGGATTGATGTCATCACTGCAGCTGCAATTGGATCAACAGGCGGCTTCTTGGATGCAAATTTATCTATAAGAATGGGTTTTCTTTCCTTTGGGGCATCAGGTTTCTTCACTGCAGAAAGGGAGGGTGAAATAACAGCAGGTTTTGCTTGCAGCTTTGGTCGGGCTGGAGAAGGCATTTGAGGCTTGATAGGGGATACAGCAGGAGTTCCCAATATCTTTGTCCCTTTGGTTAAAGAGGGTTCACTCTTCACTTCACCCTTGGGAATTTCTTTAACCACCGTTTGTGCACTTGTAACAGGGTTCCCTTTCCGCCAAACACTCTTAACAGTCTTCGATTTCCTTATAGTTGGAGTTGCATTTTGTGGCCTAACTTGTTTGGAGCTGCCATTGGCCACACCATTATCCTTGATAGCTTTATCACTCAAGTTCACTGAATTAGTGGTCTTCTCAAGCTTTTCTACCTTCTCTAAAACCTCACTAAGAGATTCTACTACTTTCTCTCTGTCTTCCAATGAGGTTGCTGGCTTCTCTCGAACAGCCAAGTCAGGCGACCAAATGGCTGAAGCTGTGTTTGGAGGATTTACTGGGCCATTGGGGCGTGCTGCCAGTATAGGCTTGGGGGTAGGCTTGATAATGAGATCAGCATCCTCGTCTCTGCTACCACTACTGTTAGTGATCTTCAATATGGAATCGGCAGATGACGGAATCCCCCTTTCCTCGATTAAATTAGTGGTCACCATACACCTATAGACACGACCTCCAAGATGATGCCATTGCCTCGGGCTGAGGAAGGTACCGAATCGAACCCCAGAAACAACGTGAATCCTCCCGACGGCGACGGCCGTCGGCGAGACCTCTAGGAGAACTGGGGAGACTGCCATCGCGCCTCCCAAAAACGCGAGGGAAGCAGGGCAAGCCATGGCATCACACGAATAGCCCTGAAGCCACACAAACGAACGATTCTCTCCAAACTAGCATAAAAATACCATCTTTCGATCGCAGCTTGATCTCGGACGGCAAGATGCAAAATAAAGTTCGATTTTTAAGCCAAAAAAATACAAACTTTCACCAAAATCTCAGATTACAGGTTCTAAgaaccacaaaaaaaaaaacctaatgtTGTGCCAAGAGATTTTCCTGGTAGCGGATAAGGGCCAGCGACAGGTTGTGGAGAGAACAGTACCTGAGCAGCATGAAGCAGACTCGCGGTTATTTCTGCCCCCCACGAAAGCAAAAAAACAGGGGGAAAAGGGGGAAATTTAGGAAGGAAATCTGCTGTTTGTCGTAGTCTCGTAGAGAAGGATGTGGCTCGCTCTCCGCCTGTCGTCGATACGTTTGTGATGATGAAGGTTTGTGGTTGAAGGAAATCCCTGCTCGTGTTCTAAATGTTTTCTAAATTCATGTGAAATACTTATTGTCGTCCTAGAATTTTGCTTAAATAGTAAAActcaaatgtttttttttctcttatttttgatAGATTTTCCCTATAGAAATCTCTAAATAAAGAACAATTTTAGACCCTTCTTGAGTTTTTGTTAAAACCTCGACAATTATTGTTCGTTATTTTTTTGGTTCAATTATTGTCAATAAATAAAGATAGaattttgtaattaaaaatatttttaagatatttAAAATACGTAAGATTGTGTCACTTGATCGGG from Zingiber officinale cultivar Zhangliang chromosome 6B, Zo_v1.1, whole genome shotgun sequence carries:
- the LOC121990408 gene encoding uncharacterized protein LOC121990408, whose product is MNQRFRSSNAKPTPPTTNERLHRYLRPGALARLRDERISTARSASLALLDLSLPPFPSARAAPPAQVEGLRPFFAARVHGPRFPRRKKLSPAKSVYLASSSPDLADPFLDAFD
- the LOC121993067 gene encoding translation initiation factor IF-2, chloroplastic-like, whose translation is MACPASLAFLGGAMAVSPVLLEVSPTAVAVGRIHVVSGVRFGTFLSPRQWHHLGGRVYRCMVTTNLIEERGIPSSADSILKITNSSGSRDEDADLIIKPTPKPILAARPNGPVNPPNTASAIWSPDLAVREKPATSLEDREKVVESLSEVLEKVEKLEKTTNSVNLSDKAIKDNGVANGSSKQVRPQNATPTIRKSKTVKSVWRKGNPVTSAQTVVKEIPKGEVKSEPSLTKGTKILGTPAVSPIKPQMPSPARPKLQAKPAVISPSLSAVKKPDAPKERKPILIDKFASKKPPVDPIAAAVMTSIPSKPVKGSLASKVKDERRKKSSSTSGLRRRLVEDGEISEEEASELNVPIPGVMEQRKGRKWSKASRKAARLEAAKAAEPVKVEILEVGEEGMLMEELAYNLAINEADILAFLFSRGVKPDAVHILDKDMVKMICKEYDVEVIEVDSVRVEEMAKKKEVLDEEDLDMLEDRPPVITIMGHVDHGKTTLLDYIRKSRVVASEAGGITQGIGAYKVLVPVDGKPQPCIFLDTPGHEAFGAMRARGARVTDIAIIVVAADDGVRPQTNEAIAHANVAGVPIIIAINKVDKDGANPERVMQELSSVGLMPEIWGGHIPMVQISALKGENIDELLETVMLVAEMQELKANPKRNAKGTIIEAGLDKAKGAVASLIVQNGTLKKGDIVVCGEAYGKVRAMFDDRGGRVDEAGPSMAVQVIGLNRVPIAGDEFEVVETLDLARERAELRAESLRVARISAKAGETKVTLSSIASAVAMGKQAGLDMHQLNIILKVDVQGSIEAIRQALQVLPQDNVNLKFLLQAPGEVTTSDVDLAVASEAIIFGFNVKVPGSVKSYADKKTVEIHLYRVIYDLIDDMRNAMEGLLESVEEQIQIGTGEVRATFSSGSGRVAGCMITEGKVVKECGARVIRNGKIIHSGTVDSLRRVKEDVKEVGAGLECGIGVDDFDDWEAGDVIEAFNTVKKQRTLEEASASVTAALTRAGVDL